Genomic window (Gemmatimonadota bacterium):
GAATTGGGCGCCCACTCCACCACGGGCAGCCCGTGCCGCTCGGCGATACTGGCATAAATGTCCCTGTTCCGGTTGTAACGATTGAAGGAATACACATTCTCCAGGACCGCTTCAACCGCGCGGGGCGATGGGCCGATGGGCATTTCGTTACCGCTCAGGCGCACGAGACCTTCGGGCACGCCCCACCCGCGTACGGGTCTCGCGTTGGGTCCGGAGATCATCTGTGCCACGGCCTCGTAACTGCCCAGCGATAATGCGCCTGCGCCCACCATCATACCTCTTAGAAAGCCTCGCCTGGAAAAACCGGAAGGAGCTTCCTCTATCCTGTCCGCCCTGTCTACCATGATGAACTCCTTGAAGGATTGTTCTGGTAACAATTGTTCTGCAGGCCTTGGGAATATGCCTGGCAAAATGCGTGCGTGACGCCATGTGGAAGCGCGGCCGCGTCAGTTACGATTCCTGAAACCTGGATCCGCTGATCGGTCAATGTAATGCGCAACGCATGAAATGACAAAGGTATTGTGGATGTTATACAACTTCGGGGCGCCCGGTATTCACAATCATGTCAACGGACAGGTCCGCCGAGTCGAGCCGGACGGGCCTGGCCGCCCAACCGTTTCGCTTTCAGGCCGCGCACAGGAAGTCTTTCACTTCGACCAGGCCTGAGTCCGCGAGCGCCTGGCGTATCAGCTTTCGTGCGCCCCGTGAGGACACGGCGACGATGAGCATCGGATGGCGGTAGCGGGACCAGGCCGAAACCAGTTCTTCGGGACCCACGATGGGCGCGTCTCGCATGCGGCTGCCGATTTTCCGGGGAGAAATGTCCACGAAGGCATCCACCGGACGGCCCATGCGGACGATGTGCCTGGTCAACCGGCGGCCGGTCTGGCCCGCGCCCCAGACGATCAACCCGTCCCGGTTCTGCAGCGGACCGTTGACCAGGAAGTGCGCCTTGACGCGCAGGAAGTTCTCCACCGAATACCGGGCGTCCGTTCGCGTCAAGCGGTCCGCGTGCTCCCGCCAGTACAGCAGGACTTCCGGCACTTTGGCGAAACGCTGCCCGGTGGCGTGGTAGCGGAGCCACAGGTCGTAATCCTCCGGCCATCCGGTATCGCGGTATCCCCCAAGCTCCACGAGTTCGTCCCGTCGTACCATGGCCGAGGGATGGGCGATCGGACTTTCGATGAAGATCTCCCGGGCAATATCTCCGGGCTCGACGAGGCTGTTGAGCCAGGCCTCGTAGACCTTCATGCCCTCGCCCA
Coding sequences:
- a CDS encoding glycosyltransferase — protein: MARNRSATSSYRTSCSTSWSRARPPGPARSNLVQPASAWSGSRDVSTNTVTSMSTPRISVLMPVYNAAGTLPEALQSIAAQTLGDFEVIAVDDGSDDDSGMILEAWGRGDRRIQPVRPGRVGLVEALNLGLSRCRGEWVARMDADDRMRPDRLARQAALLDARPDISVAGSLVEIFAEGAVGEGMKVYEAWLNSLVEPGDIAREIFIESPIAHPSAMVRRDELVELGGYRDTGWPEDYDLWLRYHATGQRFAKVPEVLLYWREHADRLTRTDARYSVENFLRVKAHFLVNGPLQNRDGLIVWGAGQTGRRLTRHIVRMGRPVDAFVDISPRKIGSRMRDAPIVGPEELVSAWSRYRHPMLIVAVSSRGARKLIRQALADSGLVEVKDFLCAA